CCCGCCATCGTGGACCTGGCCACCGCTTGTCACGAAGGCGCGCTCGACGCCTGCGACGACCTCTTCGACTCCGACTCTTCCCTCCGCTTCTACGGCGGCACGTGCGGCGAACGGCTGTACTACGAGGAGGCGGACTTCACGTACTCGTGCGTCGAGACCTTCGCCGGCGACCGCCCGTCGGGCGACCAGCCCTGATCCGGGCCGGTATCGATCCGTTCTGGGACCAGAAACAGAACGGTGTGAGAGCGGAAACCTGGTCCCGGAACGGTGGACGTGGCGGTGACCCGTCCCGCTATCGGCCCTGATCGTCGAGCGCGTCAGGGCCAGGCGGGGCGCTCGGGGAGCTCGGGGGCGCCGGCGCCGGTGACCACCAGGGCGTCGGGCCCGAGGCCGGCGCCGGCGGGACGGCCGGTGAGCCAGGCCAGCAGTGCCGGCCGGGGACCGGTGAGGGTGGTGGCGGCGAGTCCCTCGCCCAGCTGCCACCACGTGCCGCCGTCCTCGACCAGGGCGATCGCCGGATCGACGCCGCGCGCCACCGACCGCTCGGCGGCCTCGTCGAGCAGCGCCTCCTGCACGTGCACCGGGATGTCGGCGAGGGCCACGCCGGCGTCAAGGTCGACGAGGTGCACCCACAGCTCACGCACGCGCTGCCAGGGCAGGGTCCCGGCGGGGAAGGCCGGGGGGAACAGGCCCCGCACCTCGACCGTGCGGGCGGCGATCGGCAGCTCCTCGAGCTGCAGCACCAGGCGCGTGGACGCCGCCGCCACCTTCTCGCGGACGTCGGCGGGCCGGTGCGCCGCCGTGGCCTCGATGTCGGCGGCCCGCGACTCGGCCGACACGTACATGGGCGTCTCCACGCCGGTGGCGGCCCACGTGGCGAGGCGGGCGAGCCCCTCGGCGTTGTGGGCCAGGTGGGCGGCGACGTGGGCCCGGCTCCAGCCCGGCAGCAGGGACGGGCCGGCGAAGGCCGGTTCGGGCAGGGCGTCGAGGACGGCCAGCACCTGGTCGTCGGCGTGGCGCACCCAGCCCAGCTGGCGGTCGTAGTCGTCGGGATCGAGGTCGAGCACGGGCGCTCCTGGGGCGAGGGCTGGTCCGAGAGGGTGTTCGCGCCGAGTCTCCCACCTGCTCCCCGCCGCCAGCCCCCGATTCCCGCCGTCCGTCACGGACGCGACAGGTAGCGTGCCGGGCGATGACACGCCGGCTGCCACTTCCCGCCCTCGTCCTCGCCCTCGTGCTGCTCGTCGCCGCTGCGGCGTGCAGCAGCGACTCAGGCAGCGAGGACGCCGGCGCCGACACCACGGCGGCGACCGGCGAGGAGACGTCGGACACCACCGCCGGGGATGCGCCGGTCGAGCCCGTCGACCCCGCCACCGAGTGGGTCGAGCACGAGGCCCCGCCCGAGTGCGAGTGCGCCCACGGCGACCCCTACTCGTACTGGACCCGCACCGGCGACCCCGACAAGGTCGTCCTCTACTTCCAAGGCGGTGGCGCCTGCTTCAGCGCCGACATGTGCGCCGAGGGCAGCGACAGCTACTCCCAGGTGGCCTCGGGCCTCGAGGTCACGGGCACCGACACCCGCGAGCCGTCGGGCGTCTTCGACCTGAACGACCCGGCCAACCCCTTCCGGGACTGGTCCTTCGTGTACGTGCCCTACTGCACCGGCGACCTGCACCTCGGCGACAGCGAGCACGAGTACTCCGAGGACGTCACCGTCAGCCACAAGGGCTTCGTCAACGCCAGCGCGGCCTACGACACCCTGCTCGAGGAGTTCGGCGACGCCTCCGAGGTGGTCGTCACCGGGTCCAGTGCCGGCGGCGTGCCCTCGCCCATGTTCGGTGCGCTCGTGGCCGACGACCTGCCCGATGCCGAGGTCACCGTCCTGGCCGACGCCTCCGGGGCGTACCCGAGCAGCCCCGCCATCAACGCCGCCATCGGCTCTCTGTGGGGCACCTTCGCGAACGTGCCCGACTGGCCCGAGAACGAGGGACTGACCCCCGAGGAGTGGGGCGTCACCGACCTCTTCGTGCAGGCCGGCCTCCACGCCCCCGACGTGCGCTTCGCCCGCTACGACAACGCCTACGACGACGTGCAGTCGAGCTTCTCCGAGCTGGCCGGGTTCGCGGGCGACGACCTCAAGACCACCATCCAGGCCAACGAGGCGTACATCGAGGACGGCGGCGTCCCCGTCGCCAGCTACCTCGCCCCCGGCACCGACCACACCATCCTGGGCACGCCGGCGCTCTACACCCTCGAGGTGAACGGCGAGTCGTTCCTCGAGTGGCTCACCGCCTACGTCGCCGGCGAGGACGTCCCCGACGTGGTCTGCGGCCCGGACTGCGGCGGTCCCGACGAAGGGGCCTGACCGCCCGGGCTCCGATCCCGCCGAACTCGACGCAATGCCTGTCGGATTCCGACAGCTAGTGCGTCGAGTTCAGGGGCGGGCGAGGGGCTCGACCTCGACCCGGGTGTCCAGGTAGGCGACGCCGTCGCCCCAGTCGGTGGGGCGGTCGCTGGTGAGCACGTTGGCGGCCCGGTCCTCGCCCCACCACCCCCAGGGGACGAGGGCGACGCCCGGACGGAGGCGGGTGCTGAGGCGGGCGGGCAGGTCGAGGTGGCCACGGTCGTTGCGGACCCGGACCCGATCGCCCTCGGCGATCCCCCGAGCGGCGGCATCGGCCGGGTCGAGCTCGACCCACGGACCACCGCCCTCGCGGGCGCCGTGGTGGTCCGAGTAGGTGGTGTTCAGGAAACGCTGGTGAACCTTCGGCGTGAGCAGCGCCAGCGGGTAGGCGCCCGCGCTCGGGTCGGCGGCGGCGGCTCCTCCAGGATCGGTGACACCGGGCGGACCCTCCGCGGCCACGAGGTGGTCGGGCACCCGGGCGCCGGCGTCGTACAGGTCGCCGGCCCACAGCTCGGCCCTGCCCGACGGCGTGGCGAAGCCGCCCTCGGCGTACGGGAGGAGCGGGTCCGGATGCGGGAGGCGGACGAAGCCCTCGCGGCGCAGCTCGTCCACGTCGACGTCCTTCATCGCGAGACGGAGGAGCGCCTCGTCGTCGAGCGCGAAGCGGGGGTCGGTCAGCCCGAAGGACGCCGCCAGTCGCCGCCAGAGCTCGGTGTTGGGCACGGCTTCACCCGGCGGGGCGACCGCGGGCTCGTTCCACCCCAGGTACAGGTGCCCCCAGGCCGGCACGACGTCGAGCTGCTCGAGCTGGCTGGCGGCGGGGAAGACCACGTCGGCGTAGCGGGCGGTGTCGGTGAGGAACTGCTCGCTGACGACGGTGAACAGGTCGTCGCGGGCGAGGCCGCGCTGGATGGCGCCGGCGTTGGGCAGCGACAGGATCGGGTTGCTGCACCACACGAAGAGGGCGTGGACGGGTGGCCCGCCGTCGGGGTGCCCCTCGGTCAGGGCCTGGCCGAGGCGGGCCACGGGAAAGCCGCGGGTGGCCCGAGGGGCGTCGAAGACCGTCTCGTCGATGGGGCCGTCGTTCCAGGCGGACGTCGACCGGGCCAGGCCCCCACCCAGGTGGCGCCACGAGCCGGTCACCAGAGGCAGGCACCCGAGGGCCCGGAAGAAGCGGGCGCCGTGCTCGTGGTGCTCGGCACCGATGAGGGTGCGGATGAACGCCGGCCGTGCCTCGCCGTAGGCCCGGGCCAGCGCCTCGATCTCGGCGGGGTCGAGGCCGCTGGCGGCGCCGGCCCGCTCGGGGGTCCAGGCGGCGACGTGCGCAGCCAACTCGGCGAAGCCCGTGGTGTGGCGCCCGACGTAGTCGTGATCGACCAGGTCGTCACGTACCAGGACGTGCAGCATCCCGAGCACCAGCGCGGTGTCGGTCCCGGGCAGGGGCTGGACGAACCAGTCCGCGGCCTCGGCGGTGACCGTGCGCATCGGGTCGATCACCACGATGCGGGCGCCGTTGCGTCGTGCCTCCTCGACCGCGGGCCAGAGGTGGCGGTTGGTGAGCCGGGTGTTGGTGCCCCAGAGGAGCACGAGCTGGGCGTGGCGCAGGTCCGACGGGTCGGCACAACGACCGGAGCCGTACGTGGCGGCGAAGCCGGCGCCGGCCACCGCGCCGCAGACCGAGCCGATGATGCGGGAGGCGCCGAGGCCGGCGAAGAAGGGCCGGTCGAGGCACGACATCTGGAGCAGGCCCTGCGTGCCCGCCGAGAAGTTGGGCAGGACGGTCTCGCCGCCGTGGCGGTCGATGAGATCGCCCACGCGCTCGGTGACGAGCGCCAGCGCCTCGTCCCACGTGGCCCGACGGAACGAGTCGAGCCCGCCGCCCTTGTCCCCGGTGCGGATCAGCGGGTGCAGCAGGCGATCGGGTGCGCCCACGTGCGCCACCAGGCGGTTGACCTTCGGGCACAGCTCGCCCTGCGAGTAGGGGTGCGCGGGATTGCCCCGCAGCTGCACGACTCGACCTTCGTCCACCGTCGCCACCCAGCCGCACGAGTCGGGGCAGTCGTGGTGGCAGGTGCCGAGCACCGTCGTCGCAGGCATCGGGGGCACGGTACCGACGGGTCACCGATGACGCTGGCGGTTTCCGGCCGCGGTCCTCCGTGACCCTCAGCCGCCGGCGGCGGACTCGGCGAGGGCGGCGTCGGCCACGAGGTAGAGGCCGGCGGCGGACAGGACGTGCCACAGGCCGTGGCCGTGGAACGGGCCCTCCGGCTGGCACCACGGCTGGCCGGTGCGCGAGCGGGCCTGGATGACCGCGCCGACGGCCAGCAGGGCGCCGCCAAGCAGCCGCCGGCCGCCCCCGTGGCGCGACGGGCGGATCAGCTCGTGGCCGACGGCCACCACGCCCAGCGGGGCGACGAGGGCGAGCTCGCTGCCCGGGCGCACGGCGAGGACGCCCGCGCCCACTGCGACCACGCCGGCGTCGGCCAGGCGCACCCGGTCGTGCTCCCACCCCCGGAGGCGCGCCAGGCCGGCGACGGCCAGGGTGGCGTTGACCGCGACGAGACCGGTGTCGTGCAGCCACTTGCCCCACCGCCCACCGGGGCCGTGGTAGGCGACGCTGCCCAGGCCGTTGAGGACGAGCGCTCCCGCCACGGGGCCGACGAACGGACGGTCGCCGCCGACCCGCCGGCCCCTCGCCGCCAGTGCCACCCCCGCGGCGACGTACGCCAGGCTGGTGACGGTGTTGACCGGCTGGGTGACGAGCCCGTCGTGGATGCACTCGCAGTCGGACTCGGCGACGAAGCGACCGGCAGGCGCGGTGTCGGCAGGCACGGTCCGACGCTACGCCGCCACCGGGCGAGCACACCGACCGGCGTGCGAAACTCGACGCCGAAGGACCACCACGGCGGAAGGACGGGGCGATGGGCGAGAAGTCGGCGAAGAAGGTGCGAGGCCACGGCGATCTGGCGCCCGGCGAGACCGTCGCCGACGCCTGCTACGGGTTGGGCAAGGGCGTGCTCGGCGCCGCCGACCTGGTCAAGGCCCCGGGCATGCGCCACTACTCGATGCAGGCCGATCAGGCCACGGCCGACCCCGCCGGGTCGATGGCCGCCGCCATCGACCGCACCGGCATCCTCGCCGTCTCGGACCAGCGTCTCCTCTTCCTGCCGGTCAAGACCGCCATCACCAAGCCCAAGGCCGTGACTGCATCCTGGCCGCTCGACCGGATCCGGGGCGCGGCCTACGACAAACCCATGCTCACCATCGCCTTCGCCGACGGGTCGGTCGGTGGCCTCCACGTCCCCGCGGCCGAGAAGCCGGACGGGTTCGTCGCCGCGGTGAACCGTCTCGTCGCGCCCCCCGCCGGCGGCTGACCCCGCTCCGCGCCATGACCTCCCGCCACGGACCTCCCGGCCCCCGCCGGGTCGTCCCCGCCGTCGCCTGCGCCCTCGCGCTCCTCGCCGGTGCGACGACGGCGCTCTCCACCGTGTCTGCTGGTCCCGTCGCGGCGTGGCCACGGCCGGCGGGCCAGGCCCTCGAGCCCGGCGCCCCCGAGGGGCTCGACGCGCCACAGCGCTACGTCGACCCGGTCTTCCCCACCGTCACCGTCACCGAGGGCCTGGGCTTCGCCACGGTCACCAACGTGCTCGGCCAGCAGCAGCGGCTCCGTCTCGACCTGTACGAGCCGCAGGGCGACCCCGCCGCGGCCCGCCCGGTGATCCTGTGGCTGCACGGCGGCTCCTTCCAGCGCGGCACCCGCGACCTGATGAGCTGGTGGACGCGCGAGTCCGCCCGCCGGGGCTACGTGTCGGTCACCGCCACCTACCGCCTCGAGCCCGAGGACGACGTCCACTGGGCGCGCGGCATCACGAACGCCACGGCCGACGCCCGCGCCGCGGTCCGCTGGCTGCGGGCGCACGCCGACGAGTACCGCATCGACCCGACGCGGATCTCGATGGGCGGCATCTCGGCCGGGGCGGTCACGTCGCTCCAGTCGGCCTACTCGTACGTGGCCCCCGGTGGGCCGAACGCCGGCGAGTCCTCCGCCATCTCGGCGGCGATCTCCCTCAGCGGCGCCAGCACCGCCGTCCCGAACGCCGGTGAGGCGCCCGCCATAATGTTCCACGGGTCCGAGGACACCGTCGTCGGCTACGACCAGACCCTCGTCCCCGGGCAGGGCTTCGACGGCGTCCACACCTGCGAGCGCATCCGTGCCGCCGGCGTCGACTGCCTCTTCCACACCCACCACGGCGCCCAGCACGACCTCACCGCGTACCGGGACGAGGACCGCGACGCCGCGCTGCAGTTCCTCTCGTGCCGGGTGGGCGCCCCCTCCCCGTACACGGACGCCGCCGGCCGGGGCTACGAGCACGCCGCCGGCTGGGCCGTCCGCTCACGGCTGCTGACCGCAGGGCCCCGACGCTTCCGCGGGAGCGACCCCCTCACCCGCGCCGCCGCCGAGGCCGCGGTCTGGGCCCTGCTCGACCGACCCACGCCCTCCCCCACGGTTCCCACCCGCCCGGACGGGGCGGTCACCCGGGGTCGCTTCGTCACCCTGCTCTGGCGGGCCGCCGGGGTACCCACGGGGGCTCCTTCCGCCGGCTACGTCGACGTCGGGAACGGAACGCAGGCCGCCGCCGCCGACTGGGCCACCGCCCACGGCCTCCTCCGGGGGGCCGGCTCGCGCTTCTCGCCGACCGCACCGCTCGCCCGGGGCCGTGCCGCCGTGGTGCTGCACCGCCTGGCCATGCGGCCGGCGGCATGGGCCCCGGCCCTGCAGTCGACGCCCCCGTCGACGGTGTGCTTCCGCCTCGGCGACCCTGCGGCCCTCGGCTGACGCCAGGCGGCCTGGCGCAGGCGATCAGGGGGCGGTGGGTCAGGGGCGGGCCGAGGCCGGGACCGTGGGGTAGCCCTCGGGCAGCAGCAGGTCCCCGGCGGCCGACCGGTAGTACACCTGCCAGTGGTAGAGGCCTCGGAACAGCAGGGGCGTGCGCCGCAGCAGCCCGGCGTACAGATTGACGGCCCGCACGTAGCGGTCGTCGTGGTTGTAGGCCCAGAGCGCGTCGGTCAGGCGGCCGTCGGCGGCACCGCTGGCCGCGAGGTACCGGGCCGCTCCGTAGATGGCGTGGTGGGGGTCCTGGACATCGCCGTTGCCCCAGCGGGCCCAGGTGGCGGGCATGAACTGCATGGGCCCCTGCGCGCCGGCCACGCTGTCGGCCCGGATGCGGCCGAGCCCGGTCTCCACGAGGTTGATGGCGGCCAGCACCTCCCACTCCACCCCGTACTCGCGTCCGGCGCCGCGGTACCACCGCAGCAGGTCGTCCGCCGGCGCCGGCGCGTCGACGCGCCACTCGGCGGGTGGCCCCGGCGCCAGCGACGCCTCTGAGGCCATGTCCAGGAACTCCTGGCGGGCGGCGACGTGGTGCAGCGCGTCGGTGCGCAGGTCGGCGGGCAGGGCGTCGAGCACCGGGTCGAGCCACTCGGGGTGCAGGGCGAGCTCCCGATAGGCGACCTGCTGGCGGTGGGCCTCGCGGGCCACCCGGGCCTCGCTGCTGGCCGGATCGCGCACCACCGCCTCAGCGCCTGCGATCTGGTCCGCCAGGGCCTCGACCGAGCGACCGGCCCGAGGCGCCTCGGTGGGCGGCGTCACGGCGCCCACCTCGCCCTCGGGGGCGGCCCTGCCGGACCCGCCCGGACGCGCCGACGCCGTCGTCGCCGTGGCGTCCTCCGCCGTCGTGGACCCATCTGCTCCCCGACCGGACGACGCATCGGGGTCGGCCCCTTCGTCGCCGGCGGGGTCGGTCGGAGCGGTCGGGATGGTCGAGGTGGTCGTCGGTGCCGTGACGGCGGCGGCCGCGCCCTCCATCCCCTCCTCGGGGCCCGTCACCCCCTGGCCGCAGCCGGCGAGGGCCATGGCCAGGAGCCCCGCGGCCACGACCGAGCGGACGCCACGCATCCCCCCAGGGTGCACCGCGGACCGACGGGTGACGCGGCGTCCGGGCATGATCTGGCGGTGACCGACGCCCCGCGCCCGACCGACGCTTCCCCCACCGATGGCACCGCGCCGAACGTGCGGCACCGCTTCCCCGGCCTGTCCGACGGCTGGGCCCGCCTCGACGGTGCCGCCGGCACCCTCCCGGTGGACACCGCCATCGATGCGTTCGTCGAGTTCTGGCGCTCCCCCGCCACCGCCAACCTGGGCGGCGCCTTCGCGGCCAGCGCCGCGTGCGGCGAGCTGGTCGACCGGGCACGGGCCGCGGTGGGTGACCTCGTGGGGGCCGACGCCGACCAGATCGTGTTCGGGCCGAACTCGACCACGCTGATGATGGGCTACACCCGAGCGCTGGGCCGCACGCTCCAACCGGGCGACCGCATCGTGTGCACCCAGCTGGACCACGACGCCAACGTCTCGACCTGGATGCAGATGGCCACCGACCGCGGGGTCCAGGTCGAGCTCTGGCCGCTCGCCCCGAGCGGCAACCTGGACCTCGCCGATCTCGACGCCCTGCTCGCCGACCGGCCGGACGCCGGCCCCGTCCGCTGGGTGGCGGTCACGGGGGCGTCCAACCTCACCGGGGCGGTGCCGCCGCTCGCGGCCGTGGTCGACCGCGCCCACGCGGCCGGTGCCCGGGTGCACCTCGACGCCGTGGCCCGCGTCCCGCACCTGCCCACCAGCCACCGCGACCTCGGCGTCGACTCCCTCATGACGTCGGCCTACAAGTGGTACGGGCCCCACGTCGGGGCCCTGGCCCTCGCCCCGGACCTTCTCGCCCACGTCGAGCCCTACCGGGTCCGGCCCGCCGACTACGTCGGCCCGTCCCGGTTCGAGACCGGCACGCCGGCGTTCGAGTCGCTCGCCGGTGTCGTCGGCGCCGCCGCCTTCCTGGCCGAGACCCCGTGGGCGGCGACCATCGCCCACGAGACCGCGCTGCTCCAGCGCCTCGAGGGAGGCCTCGCCGGCCTGCCCGGGGTCACGGTCCATGCCCCTACCGTCGGCGACGAGCGGGCGCC
This portion of the Acidimicrobiales bacterium genome encodes:
- a CDS encoding aminotransferase class V-fold PLP-dependent enzyme, with amino-acid sequence MTDAPRPTDASPTDGTAPNVRHRFPGLSDGWARLDGAAGTLPVDTAIDAFVEFWRSPATANLGGAFAASAACGELVDRARAAVGDLVGADADQIVFGPNSTTLMMGYTRALGRTLQPGDRIVCTQLDHDANVSTWMQMATDRGVQVELWPLAPSGNLDLADLDALLADRPDAGPVRWVAVTGASNLTGAVPPLAAVVDRAHAAGARVHLDAVARVPHLPTSHRDLGVDSLMTSAYKWYGPHVGALALAPDLLAHVEPYRVRPADYVGPSRFETGTPAFESLAGVVGAAAFLAETPWAATIAHETALLQRLEGGLAGLPGVTVHAPTVGDERAPTSLFSVEGHHPDEVATALAAARVAVWHGHSYALELIDALGLTEVGGAVRASIVRYDDESDIDRLLEVVAGLTRR
- a CDS encoding molybdopterin-dependent oxidoreductase, with amino-acid sequence MPATTVLGTCHHDCPDSCGWVATVDEGRVVQLRGNPAHPYSQGELCPKVNRLVAHVGAPDRLLHPLIRTGDKGGGLDSFRRATWDEALALVTERVGDLIDRHGGETVLPNFSAGTQGLLQMSCLDRPFFAGLGASRIIGSVCGAVAGAGFAATYGSGRCADPSDLRHAQLVLLWGTNTRLTNRHLWPAVEEARRNGARIVVIDPMRTVTAEAADWFVQPLPGTDTALVLGMLHVLVRDDLVDHDYVGRHTTGFAELAAHVAAWTPERAGAASGLDPAEIEALARAYGEARPAFIRTLIGAEHHEHGARFFRALGCLPLVTGSWRHLGGGLARSTSAWNDGPIDETVFDAPRATRGFPVARLGQALTEGHPDGGPPVHALFVWCSNPILSLPNAGAIQRGLARDDLFTVVSEQFLTDTARYADVVFPAASQLEQLDVVPAWGHLYLGWNEPAVAPPGEAVPNTELWRRLAASFGLTDPRFALDDEALLRLAMKDVDVDELRREGFVRLPHPDPLLPYAEGGFATPSGRAELWAGDLYDAGARVPDHLVAAEGPPGVTDPGGAAAADPSAGAYPLALLTPKVHQRFLNTTYSDHHGAREGGGPWVELDPADAAARGIAEGDRVRVRNDRGHLDLPARLSTRLRPGVALVPWGWWGEDRAANVLTSDRPTDWGDGVAYLDTRVEVEPLARP
- a CDS encoding transglycosylase SLT domain-containing protein; this encodes MRGVRSVVAAGLLAMALAGCGQGVTGPEEGMEGAAAAVTAPTTTSTIPTAPTDPAGDEGADPDASSGRGADGSTTAEDATATTASARPGGSGRAAPEGEVGAVTPPTEAPRAGRSVEALADQIAGAEAVVRDPASSEARVAREAHRQQVAYRELALHPEWLDPVLDALPADLRTDALHHVAARQEFLDMASEASLAPGPPAEWRVDAPAPADDLLRWYRGAGREYGVEWEVLAAINLVETGLGRIRADSVAGAQGPMQFMPATWARWGNGDVQDPHHAIYGAARYLAASGAADGRLTDALWAYNHDDRYVRAVNLYAGLLRRTPLLFRGLYHWQVYYRSAAGDLLLPEGYPTVPASARP
- a CDS encoding alpha/beta hydrolase, yielding MTSRHGPPGPRRVVPAVACALALLAGATTALSTVSAGPVAAWPRPAGQALEPGAPEGLDAPQRYVDPVFPTVTVTEGLGFATVTNVLGQQQRLRLDLYEPQGDPAAARPVILWLHGGSFQRGTRDLMSWWTRESARRGYVSVTATYRLEPEDDVHWARGITNATADARAAVRWLRAHADEYRIDPTRISMGGISAGAVTSLQSAYSYVAPGGPNAGESSAISAAISLSGASTAVPNAGEAPAIMFHGSEDTVVGYDQTLVPGQGFDGVHTCERIRAAGVDCLFHTHHGAQHDLTAYRDEDRDAALQFLSCRVGAPSPYTDAAGRGYEHAAGWAVRSRLLTAGPRRFRGSDPLTRAAAEAAVWALLDRPTPSPTVPTRPDGAVTRGRFVTLLWRAAGVPTGAPSAGYVDVGNGTQAAAADWATAHGLLRGAGSRFSPTAPLARGRAAVVLHRLAMRPAAWAPALQSTPPSTVCFRLGDPAALG
- a CDS encoding maleylpyruvate isomerase family mycothiol-dependent enzyme, whose product is MLDLDPDDYDRQLGWVRHADDQVLAVLDALPEPAFAGPSLLPGWSRAHVAAHLAHNAEGLARLATWAATGVETPMYVSAESRAADIEATAAHRPADVREKVAAASTRLVLQLEELPIAARTVEVRGLFPPAFPAGTLPWQRVRELWVHLVDLDAGVALADIPVHVQEALLDEAAERSVARGVDPAIALVEDGGTWWQLGEGLAATTLTGPRPALLAWLTGRPAGAGLGPDALVVTGAGAPELPERPAWP